The sequence below is a genomic window from Microbacterium sp. cx-55.
GCCGGAGCAGGCGGCGGAGCCGACGCCGGATGCGGAGCGAGAGCAGGCGGTGGACCGTCGCCGCGAGGCGGTGCCCGCCGAGCGGCGGGTGTCGTACCGCGGCCCGGACGCGGTGCTCGTCGTGACGGTGGATACCCCTGAGCTGCCCGCGTCGGCGGTCGCGCGGGTGATCCGAGCCGGCGGGCGGGGTGACGCTGGTCTGGGCCTCGAATCCGCGCTCGTGCAGGCGGCGTACGCCGGCCGTCCCGGTCACCCCGTGTTGATCGGTCGCGCGCACGTGCCCGCGGTCGTTGCCGCGCTCCGTGGCGATCGCGGCGCAGGCCCGTTCCTCGCTGCGCACGGAGCCGTTGCCGTCGAATGCAGTGACCTCTGGTCGGGCGCGGACGTCGATCGCCGCTGAGCGGGATGGTGCCGACGAGCGGTCGGTGTGCGCGGTCGGCGGCTGCGATGCCGGACGTCCGGTCGTCGTTGCCGGCCTCTCGAGTGCGGTCTCCCACTTGTCCTCCACAGGCCCGATATGTGGGGACTTATACACAGCTGACCGGGAATTTCTCCTGCAACCCGATGTCGGAGGCTCTCTGCAGAATGGAGTCATGGCCCTCACCGCTCTCGACCCGACCGACACGCACCTGGCTGCGCTCGTCCGACTGTCGAGCCATGCCGACGACGTCGCCGGCGCGCTGCTGGCGGACAACGGACCATCGGCGCTCGCCGATCCGGACCTCGTGCAGGCGCTCACGGTTGCCGGCGGCATCCTCCGGCGCGTCGAGTCGATGCTCGTCGAAGTGACGGGCGAGGCGTCGCGGCGCTCCGCCACCGCGGTGAGAGAGGCGCGGCTGACGACGCGGTGGGGGTGCCACGATGTCAGCGAGCTGGTTCAGCGCGCGACGCTCGTCGCCCCTGCGACGGCCGGTCGGTGGCAGCGTGCCGCACGATCCGTTGTTCGCGATGTTTCGCCGTCGACGGGCGAGTGGCTTCCCGCGCCGCTCCCGGCCACGCGAGAGGCGCTCCTCGAGGGGGTGATCGGTGTCGACGGCATCCTGGCGATCGCCGCGCCGCTCGCCGATCTCGACCGCCGGGTGTCCCGCGACGCGGTACTCGACGCGGATGCGGCGCTCGCCGCATCCGCCCGCGGGTGCGGTTCTGATTCGGCGCCGCCCGCCTCTGCCGATCTCCTGCGCTTGCAGGCGGCCGCGTGGTCGATGATGCTCGACCAAGACGGTGCGGAGCCGCGCGAGAGTCGGGCGCTTCGCCGCCGGGGCGTGAGCCTGGGTTCCCAGCGGGAGGGGCTCGTGCCCATCCGCGGGGAGCTACTGCCCGAGGTTGCCGCGCAGCTCCAGCGCATCTTCGACGCCCTGTGCTCGCCGCGCGCCGACGACTCTGCGGGTGGCGTGAGGTTTCGACCCGAGGGAGTGGATGCCGGCGATCCCGCCGGCGATCCGCTGGGCGAGCAGTCTGCCGGCGAGACGCGGGCCGACCAGTCCGCCGCCGAGATGCCGGGCGATGAGGTGTGGACGTCCGGCGTGCCGATCGATGACCGCCGGGCGCCGCAGAAGCGTCACGACGCGCTCGCCACCGCGCTGTTCGCGGCAGCGGCCAGCGGAGAACTGCCCACGGTCGGAGGAGCCGCGCCGACCCTGGTCGTCTCGGTGCGAGAAGACGACCTCGTGAGCGGCCGCGGGTGGGCGCACGCTGCCGGCACGGATGAGCCGCTGTCGATGGCGGCGGCTCGATGGGTGGCGTGCGCGGGAGTCCTGCAGCGTGTGGCGATGAACGGCGAAGGGCGCATTCTCCGACTCGGCACGGAGGAGCGGGTGTTCAACCGCCACCAGCGTCGGGCGATCGCGCTTCGCGACGGCGGATGCCTCACACCCGGATGCGGAGTACCCGCGGCCTGGTGCGAAGTTCATCACGTGACCGAGCACGCGCGGGGAGGGCCCACGCACACCGACAACGGGGTGTTGTTGTGCTGGTTTCATCATCGATTCCTCGATGCGAGCGGATGGGAGATCCGTATGAACCGCGGTGTTCCCGAGCTGCGGGCGCCCGGATGGATCGATGCGCAGCGCCGCTGGCGGCGCGTGACGTCTTCGAAGACCCGGCTGGCGGACCGGATCGTCCGGCGGACGTGAGCGGAGGGAGCGGATGTGAGCGGCCGGAGCGGTCGCGCACGGATGGTGCGGCGGAGCGGGCGGAGCGAACGCGCGCGGGTGGAGTGGGCGGAGCGAACAAGCCCGGGCGGAGCATGCGTGCGCGGGGCGAGGAGTGGGGTCCGCCACGTCGCAGTGAGCGGCATGCCGGAACGATGGCTGCCGGCGACGCGCTCATCCACCCTGCCCGGAAAGCTCGTGGGATGGCACGCTGGGTTCATGATCCTCGAGCACGCGATCCTGCCGGTGCGCGCCGGTGCCGCATCCGACTTCGAGGCGGCGTTCGCGGCGGCGCGCCCGCTCATCGCCGCGCAGCCCGGATTCCGGTCGCTGCGACTCTCGCGATCCGTCGAGACGCCGCAGCACTATCTGCTGCTCGTGGAGTGGGATTCCGTGGCGGCGCACACCGAGGGGTTCCGGGAGTCGGCGGCGTACGAGGAATGGAAAGGTCTCCTGCACCACTTCTACGAGCCGTTCCCGGTCGTCGAGCACTTCGTTCCGGTCGACGTCGATGGCGCGCGGGCAGAGTCGTCGTCCGGCGACACTGCCACCCCCGCGCACGCGGCGATCGCGCCCGAAGGAGTGTGACGATGAGCACGATCGACGACGAGCTCGCGGCGCTCCGGAGTCGCGCGTACGGGCCGGCAGCCGACATCTGGTCAGACCCGGCCGCGGTAGCGCGCTTGAAGGAACTGGAGGACGCCGCCCGCCAGGATGCGCTCCCCGGCACCCTGGAGATGCAGGAGCCGGCAGATGACCTCGAGGCGCTCTTCGGTGCGCCCGGATCGGCAACCGTTCCCTCCGGTACGCGCGAGCCCGTGGTGCCGCCGCGCCCGTCCCTCCCCGCACCCGTGTCCGTGCCGGTGCAGGCGTCCGCATCCGGGTCCGCGTCCGTGGGGTCTCCCTTCTCCGGCGCGATCAAGCACGCGGCTCTCGCCGAGCCGAGCTCCGCCGGTCCGAGCTCCGCCGATCCCGCCTTCAGCGACCCGACCGCGAGCAGCCGCCGTGCCGCCCGCGCTGCGATCCGCACGACTGACCGCGCGGACCCTGCAGCCGAGCTCGCCGAGCCGGCAGATTCCGCCGACCCCGCCGAGCAGGCCGAGCCGGCCAC
It includes:
- a CDS encoding HNH endonuclease signature motif containing protein produces the protein MALTALDPTDTHLAALVRLSSHADDVAGALLADNGPSALADPDLVQALTVAGGILRRVESMLVEVTGEASRRSATAVREARLTTRWGCHDVSELVQRATLVAPATAGRWQRAARSVVRDVSPSTGEWLPAPLPATREALLEGVIGVDGILAIAAPLADLDRRVSRDAVLDADAALAASARGCGSDSAPPASADLLRLQAAAWSMMLDQDGAEPRESRALRRRGVSLGSQREGLVPIRGELLPEVAAQLQRIFDALCSPRADDSAGGVRFRPEGVDAGDPAGDPLGEQSAGETRADQSAAEMPGDEVWTSGVPIDDRRAPQKRHDALATALFAAAASGELPTVGGAAPTLVVSVREDDLVSGRGWAHAAGTDEPLSMAAARWVACAGVLQRVAMNGEGRILRLGTEERVFNRHQRRAIALRDGGCLTPGCGVPAAWCEVHHVTEHARGGPTHTDNGVLLCWFHHRFLDASGWEIRMNRGVPELRAPGWIDAQRRWRRVTSSKTRLADRIVRRT
- a CDS encoding antibiotic biosynthesis monooxygenase family protein; translated protein: MILEHAILPVRAGAASDFEAAFAAARPLIAAQPGFRSLRLSRSVETPQHYLLLVEWDSVAAHTEGFRESAAYEEWKGLLHHFYEPFPVVEHFVPVDVDGARAESSSGDTATPAHAAIAPEGV